A genomic region of Choristoneura fumiferana chromosome 15, NRCan_CFum_1, whole genome shotgun sequence contains the following coding sequences:
- the LOC141435656 gene encoding uncharacterized protein isoform X2 produces MHTKNIFGKPGSVNNNFGYLAIIRGHMVPLIHNAKSYTEKHEGPEKDKGRVEQIDKIHMPGFVHPENKNEEGYFTQIARQQLEELKKKMEKPKVDNTEKKD; encoded by the coding sequence ATGCATACTAAGAATATTTTTGGGAAACCTGGATCAGTGAACAATAATTTTGGATACCTAGCCATCATACGAGGACATATGGTGCCATTAATACATAACGCTAAGAGCTACACAGAGAAACATGAAGGCCCAGAGAAAGATAAAGGTAGAGTTGAGCAAATAGATAAAATCCACATGCCAGGCTTCGTCCATCCCGAAAACAAGAACGAAGAAGGTTATTTCACGCAAATAGCCAGGCAGCAGCTTGAAGAGCTGAAGAAAAAAATGGAGAAGCCTAAAGTGGACAATACTGAGAAAAAAGACTAG
- the LOC141435656 gene encoding uncharacterized protein isoform X1, producing MAFVRNVKKPSRVVRALKQMKSKFLSKPDSQMLFCRKTKFVFENYKGDQPLHPKIILGKSCHTLTSHIYHPVNCSTTAKFHHLAENALMTWAMCNKNEVIFKPTDPESISGLRNYAKEVDGKGAPPVDAKKPNATRIDESVGAERFAEAKRILKEKRMSKEMNNRKKSPFEEP from the exons ATGGCTTTTGTTAGGAATGTAAAAAAACCTTCGAGGGTAGTGAGAGCCCTGAAACAGATGAAATCTAAGTTCCTCTCAAAGCCAGACAGTCAGATGCTGTTTTGTAGGAAGACAAAATTTGTCTTCGAAAATTATAAAG GTGACCAGCCCTTGCATCCAAAGATTATCCTGGGAAAGTCCTGTCACACACTAACTTCACACATCTATCATCCTGTCAACTGCTCCACCACGGCTAAGTTCCACCACTTAGCGGAAAACGCATTAATGACATGGGCTATGTGTAATAAAAACGAAGTTATATTCAAACCTACAGATCCAGAGAGTATCAGTGGTTTAAGGAATTATGCAAAAGAAGTAGATGGTAAAGGTGCACCACCGGTAGATGCGAAAAAACCGAATGCAACAAGGATAGATGAATCTGTTGGTGCTGAACGATTTGCTGAAGCCAAGCGAATACTCAAGGAAAAACGCATGTCTAAGGAAATGAATAACCGGAAAAAGTCCCCTTTTGAAGAACCGTAA